Within the Flavobacteriales bacterium genome, the region GATACGGTTTGCACTTCCATTGCTGACATCGATTTCAAGAAGATAAAAGTTTACACTGGTAACTATTCGTTCTGGTATGAATCGAGCCAATTGGCTTTGCGTCAGAAATTGAGCGCCAACAAAAAGGCGGAGGATAAGAAGAAGGAATTGCAGGAATTCGTACAACGATTCAGTGCCAACGCCAGTAAAAGCAAGCAGGCAACAAGCCGTAAAAAGCTGTTGGAGAAGATCAATGTCGATGAAATTCAAGCTTCTTCCCGTAAGTATCCTGGTATCATCTTCAAACAAGCACGCGATGCCGGAAATCAGATACTTAGTGTTCACAGCATCAGCAAGAGTCTGAATGGACAACCACTTTTCTCAAAACTTACATTTGAAGTGAACCGTGGAGATAAGATCGCCTTTATCAGCAAAAGCGGTTTGTCCACCACCACCCTATTTCAGATCCTGATGGGCGAACAACAACCCGATTCTGGAAATTTTGAATACGGTCAAACCATTACCACTGCTTATATTCCAACGGAGAATAGTCACTACTTCAATACGAAAGACAATCTGATTGATTGGCTCCGCGAATTTTCAGAGGATAAAAGCGAAATCTATATCCGTGGTTTCCTTGGCAAAATGCTCTTTACAGGCGAAGAAGTGTTCAAATCTGCCAGCGTATTGTCTGGAGGAGAAAAAGTGCGTTGCATGCTTAGCCGAATGATGCTGAACGAAGCCAATCTGCTGATCATTGATGAGCCGACCAACCACTTGGACCTTGAATCAATTCAAGCCTTCAATAACGCACTGGTCGATTATAACGGAACGGTGCTCTTCACCTCTCATGACCATACGTTTGTTGAAACCGTTGCCAATCGTATCATCGAAATTGGACCAAACGGCTACTTAGATAAGCTGATGACTTACGATCAGTACATTAACGATAAGCGTGTAGAAGAACAGCAGGCGGAGCTTTACGCCTAGCGTTTTCTGAATAGCCTGTAGCTCAGAAATACGATGATCGCGCAGGCTAAGGCTAGCAGTGCGATTAGCGGTTTGTCGTGTTCAGACGAACGGTGTTCCATAGAATTCAACCGGCTTCTTAAGGCTTTTTCCCGATTGAACCGAGTAAACTCTGCTTGATTGATGGCTCCTAGCATCAAACGCTGTGTTTCCTCATTGATGTCAAAATTGAGCTGTTGCCAAACCAACAAGCTATCTGCCATTTGAAGTTCGCAAGCTGGTTTTTTATTGGATCCGCACAATGCCCTTTGTAATCGAAAATAATCGAGCATTTGCTCCGCTCTCCGCACCGATAATTTCTTGAATGGCCTGAGCCAAGCCTCAATGGAATCGAGCGTGGCTTCTGCTTCCGAAAATTGCTCCAAGGCCAGTTGTGCTTCCGCCTGACCGAGCAACGACTTAACCATATGCATGGTGTCCTGAAAAGGGCGGTACCGTTCTACGTTCTGTGAAAAAAGCTGAAGCGCTACACTGTAATCCGTATTTATCTTGTGCCATTTTGCCAAATTATCAGTCACGCTACCAAGCATGTGCTGATGTTCTGGAACAGCTGAATTCAATCCAAAAACGGCACTATTGTAATAAGTGTAAGCTGAATCGAAATTGCCCAACTCCATCCAAACCATGCCCAAATTGTTCATGGCAGATGCGTGCCAGATGGGATCTAGCATGGTATCTGAAAAATTCTCCGATTGCCTGAAGTAATACAACGCGCTATCGTAATTATGAGAAAGCAAATGGAACGTTCCTAATTTACCTAAGTGATTGTAAACGGCATCTGACGAGAATCGGTCACAATACTTTGTCAATCGGATAGCGTTATGCGTCATTTGAATAGCTGCCGATGAGGCGTTTACCTGCATCAGCAACTCCCCTATCCTATCATAGGTCAAGCTCAGTTCGCAGTAGGCATCCCGTGAATGCGGTTCGAGAAGAATGATAGTTTGAAGAAGAGACACCTTCTCTGCAAGTGAAGATGTAGAATCAGCTCGTTCTTGCAATTCCTTGATCTTCGCATCTACCATTTCGGGAGAACGGGAAATTCGCTGAAGATCCCCTTCAGATAACAATAGACCAAGCGATTGCCCCGATACGGAATGTATCAACACAACTGTCATTAGGAAGCTAAAAACTTGGCGTAGCACAGGACAAAGGTAGGTGAGTAAACGTAAGCTTAACTGTTTTGAAATAAACAGGATTGTATTATGGTCTTGACTCGATCGTCAATTCATTTAGTTTTGTCGCCACTCAGTAAAACACTTAGAATAATGGCAAAAGAATACATGAGCATGCGCAACCTGCGCTTTTTGCTTCACGAGGTTTTGAATGTGGAACAACTAACCCAATATGAGCGCTATGCCGAACATACAAAGGAAGG harbors:
- a CDS encoding ATP-binding cassette domain-containing protein; translated protein: MISTSNISLQYGKRVLFDDVNIKFTGGNCYGVIGANGAGKSTFLKILSGEINPNSGTVHIEPGKRMAVLKQNHSEYDNHTVLDTVMMGHSVLWKNIQERGAIYAKPDFSEADGIKASELEEQFAEMNGWNAESDASSLLSGLGISENQLYTLMKDIPGSLKVRILLAQALFGDPDILILDEPTNDLDLRTVQWLENFLMDFENTVIVVSHDRHFLDTVCTSIADIDFKKIKVYTGNYSFWYESSQLALRQKLSANKKAEDKKKELQEFVQRFSANASKSKQATSRKKLLEKINVDEIQASSRKYPGIIFKQARDAGNQILSVHSISKSLNGQPLFSKLTFEVNRGDKIAFISKSGLSTTTLFQILMGEQQPDSGNFEYGQTITTAYIPTENSHYFNTKDNLIDWLREFSEDKSEIYIRGFLGKMLFTGEEVFKSASVLSGGEKVRCMLSRMMLNEANLLIIDEPTNHLDLESIQAFNNALVDYNGTVLFTSHDHTFVETVANRIIEIGPNGYLDKLMTYDQYINDKRVEEQQAELYA
- a CDS encoding tetratricopeptide repeat protein, which encodes MTVVLIHSVSGQSLGLLLSEGDLQRISRSPEMVDAKIKELQERADSTSSLAEKVSLLQTIILLEPHSRDAYCELSLTYDRIGELLMQVNASSAAIQMTHNAIRLTKYCDRFSSDAVYNHLGKLGTFHLLSHNYDSALYYFRQSENFSDTMLDPIWHASAMNNLGMVWMELGNFDSAYTYYNSAVFGLNSAVPEHQHMLGSVTDNLAKWHKINTDYSVALQLFSQNVERYRPFQDTMHMVKSLLGQAEAQLALEQFSEAEATLDSIEAWLRPFKKLSVRRAEQMLDYFRLQRALCGSNKKPACELQMADSLLVWQQLNFDINEETQRLMLGAINQAEFTRFNREKALRSRLNSMEHRSSEHDKPLIALLALACAIIVFLSYRLFRKR